A region from the Citrobacter telavivensis genome encodes:
- a CDS encoding IS3-like element IS3 family transposase (programmed frameshift), which yields MTKTVSTSKKPRKQHSPEFRSEALKLAERIGVTAAARELSLYESQLYNWRSKQQNQQTSSERELEMSTEIARLKRQLAERDEELAILPKGRDILREAPEMKYVFIEKHQAEFSIKAMCRVLRVARSGWYTWCQRRTRISTRQQFRQHCDSVVLAAFTRSKQRYGAPRLTDELRAQGYPFNVKTVAASLRRQGLRAKASRKFSPVSYRAHGLPVSENLLEQDFYASGPNQKWAGDITYLRTDEGWLYLAVVIDLWSRAVIGWSMSPRMTAQLACDALQMALWRRKRPRNVIVHTDRGGQYCSADYQAQLKRHNLRGSMSAKGCCYDNACVESFFHSLKVECIHGEHFISREIMRATVFNYIECDYNRWRRHSWCGGLSPEQFENQNLA from the exons ATGACAAAAACAGTATCAACCAGTAAAAAACCCCGTAAACAGCATTCGCCTGAATTTCGCAGTGAAGCCCTGAAGCTTGCTGAACGCATCGGTGTTACTGCCGCAGCCCGTGAACTCAGCCTGTATGAATCACAGCTCTACAACTGGCGCAGTAAACAGCAAAATCAGCAGACGTCTTCTGAACGTGAACTGGAGATGTCTACCGAGATTGCACGTCTCAAACGCCAGCTGGCAGAACGGGATGAAGAGCTGGCTATCCTCC CAAAAGGCCGCGACATACTTCGCGAAGCGCCTGAAATGAAGTATGTCTTTATTGAAAAACATCAGGCTGAGTTCAGCATCAAAGCAATGTGCCGCGTGCTCCGGGTGGCCCGCAGCGGCTGGTATACGTGGTGTCAGCGGCGGACAAGGATAAGCACGCGTCAGCAGTTCCGCCAACACTGCGACAGCGTTGTCCTCGCGGCTTTTACCCGGTCAAAACAGCGTTACGGTGCCCCACGCCTGACGGATGAACTGCGTGCTCAGGGTTACCCCTTTAACGTAAAAACCGTGGCGGCAAGCCTGCGCCGTCAGGGACTGAGGGCAAAGGCCTCCCGGAAGTTCAGCCCGGTCAGCTACCGCGCACACGGCCTGCCTGTGTCAGAAAATCTGTTGGAGCAGGATTTTTACGCCAGTGGCCCGAACCAGAAGTGGGCAGGAGACATCACGTACTTACGTACAGATGAAGGCTGGCTGTATCTGGCAGTGGTCATTGACCTGTGGTCACGTGCCGTTATTGGCTGGTCAATGTCGCCACGCATGACGGCGCAACTGGCCTGCGATGCCCTGCAGATGGCGCTGTGGCGGCGTAAGAGGCCCCGGAACGTTATCGTTCACACTGACCGTGGAGGCCAGTACTGTTCAGCAGATTATCAGGCGCAACTGAAGCGGCATAATCTGCGTGGAAGTATGAGCGCAAAAGGTTGCTGCTACGATAATGCCTGCGTGGAAAGCTTCTTTCATTCGCTGAAAGTGGAATGTATCCATGGAGAACACTTTATCAGCCGGGAAATAATGCGGGCAACGGTATTTAATTATATCGAATGTGATTACAATCGGTGGCGGCGGCACAGTTGGTGTGGCGGCCTCAGTCCGGAACAATTTGAAAACCAGAACCTCGCTTAG